Genomic segment of Mytilus edulis chromosome 12, xbMytEdul2.2, whole genome shotgun sequence:
ATTTTCTTTGAGTTTTTTAAACTGATTCACCAAACTTGCGCAGTTGTTGTTCTGTATAATATGCTTCcatttgtccaatcacactgatCATGGCTTTCGGTCATAAAACAGAAGTACAAATTCAGTATTTGTATTGGTTGATTCGACGATAATCGTACTCGAAATCTTTTTTGACCAGGAAAGGGTACACAAAATAGACACTATCTATATTACGATAAACACGCTCTTTTTTACAGACTTCGagagtttttggtcaagttaagAAGATTTTCATGATAAGAGTTTTCGACACACTTCGACAAACCGCACCTTAAATCGCTAAACCATTTAGTGCGACTTCTTGTATAAAATTATTCGTGAACGGAAGGAAGAAAATTACATGTTCATCTTAAAGTACATATATTGTTGATTATGTACAGGACTGACATTCAAAAACCGCAGACCAGAAAACTGTCAacagttaaaaaaacatgttagaCAGATACTTACTATTTACTTCGAAGTGAGATATGTTTGCTACATAAACTGTGGAGCAAACAATTGGCCAGAAACTTTGATTAAGATCAGGAGATATGAATAACAGGACTACGGTAAAGTTTGGTGAACTTGACAGAGTGAACGATGAAATGGCTGCAGTTTTACTTCCGGTTATATTAATTGTTGGTGTTTATATGATTGCAGGAATATTTGGAAACCCTCTAGTAATATATTATTATGGTTATTTAGTGAAACCTTCTCCATCGTATCATTTTATCGTTACAATGGCCGTGTTTGATCTTATTGTTTGCCTTGTGTCTATGCCGTTAGAAATCGTGGACATGAGATTTAATTATAAATTTCCGGACGCAACAGCATGTAAAATTTTCAGATTTGGGAATTACTTTTGTAGCATGGCATCAAGTTTCATTCTCATTGCAATAGCCGCTGATAGATATAGGAAAGTATGTCAGCCATTTCAAACTCAAATAACTTTTAAAACAGCCAAAATTATAACAGGATGTTTATGTTTGGCGGCTTTCTTTGTCGCAAGCCCATCATTTATTATTTACGACATTCGTACCGTAAATATCAGTGCTACATCTGGATTAGTAGGATATGACTGCACAGCCATAAGAGAAGCTCGATATACGCTTTACATATCAATATTCAATGGAAtatgttttcttattttcatttgttgcatTACCACGCTGACTGTTttgtacattcttatagcaaagaaATTATGGCATCTAAAACGATTTCGTGTTATGGATACTACTCGGAAAATCTCTAACATGCCGTATACACCGCCTACCAGTTCATTTGATCTAGAGTCGTATAACAAACCACATTCAACTGTTGTCAGGTCAACTGGTGCTGTTCCGGTGAACATCAAAGCATCAAACGATGACAAAAATATCCTCCACGGATGCAACGACAAGAAAAACTCCGAAATAGCGTCTTCTCCAACTGGTAAACATTTTGATTCCGAAACAccttttacaaaatttagaagaGTCGTTTTACATTGCTGTGTTAAtagcaaaatacaaaatttagataACGAATTTCACGAGCCTGGAACAATGGAAATATCAACTAATACTACAGATCTAGATACAGAGGCAAGAAAAATGCACATTAGGAACAGCAAAAACCAAATCCACCAGCAGTATATACATCTTAAAAAGTATACATTATTGATGGTATCAATAAGTGTAGGTTTTGTTGTTAGTTTCCTACCCTATCTTGGTTTAATGACATGGCAGACGTTAATTTCTCAGTATGAAGTTGATTTAATGTCCAATCTTGAACTGGttctttataatatattttttcgtTCGTGGTTAATATCTAGTGTTGTTAACCCAATAATTTACGGATTTTTCAACACAGAGTTTAGGTCATTTTTCTTTAAGAATATtagaaaatgtatttgtttttgtttcattaaatCAACAAAAGCGGATATTCAATCTAAACAGGAGGCGTCCCAAACAATTTAATTGTAAATATCTGCAATGATTCAAATATTCATGTATCCtttaataaatgataaataaaaacagaatatctttaaaaaaaatagtttgataTTAATGGACGTACCGGTGAAATTATATAGCttcatttaataattttaaagttttattgttcATTTTCTTGCGTTGCGTCTCCTCAAAAGCTCACCAAACAGATAAAGCTTAAAATTTGATACAAGACTATTATAGTAACCCTGTAGGCCTAGGCATGTGCTGATGTTATTGCAGTGATATGGCCTATTTATCATTTACGAAGAAATGTGTATCTGTCGCCTTTTTTTAACCTGACTAAATTGCAACCTTATTGTCATCTTGACAGTCGATTTTACAAGACAAATTTCCGATAAACATAGATTTTAACTCATATACGTCTCTAAGAAAAAAGGCTGTATATTTCATTAACTAGAAATCAGCCCATAGACattatttagtcatgtgaccgtgacgtcatcaacgtttgttcatggttttctacggtttaaaatggaatttagaattaaattataagaaatgctTTTCCATTTAAAGAATGACTGaattattttttctgtctatttgaaatatcataaaaaaaaaatgtggtgcacactgttaaatgacccgctacgcgcgttattcagtgtgcaccaaattttttattttatttcttcatagacagaaaaaatattacagtcattccttaaatagaaaAGCATGGCTGAC
This window contains:
- the LOC139498463 gene encoding D(2) dopamine receptor-like; this translates as MNNRTTVKFGELDRVNDEMAAVLLPVILIVGVYMIAGIFGNPLVIYYYGYLVKPSPSYHFIVTMAVFDLIVCLVSMPLEIVDMRFNYKFPDATACKIFRFGNYFCSMASSFILIAIAADRYRKVCQPFQTQITFKTAKIITGCLCLAAFFVASPSFIIYDIRTVNISATSGLVGYDCTAIREARYTLYISIFNGICFLIFICCITTLTVLYILIAKKLWHLKRFRVMDTTRKISNMPYTPPTSSFDLESYNKPHSTVVRSTGAVPVNIKASNDDKNILHGCNDKKNSEIASSPTGKHFDSETPFTKFRRVVLHCCVNSKIQNLDNEFHEPGTMEISTNTTDLDTEARKMHIRNSKNQIHQQYIHLKKYTLLMVSISVGFVVSFLPYLGLMTWQTLISQYEVDLMSNLELVLYNIFFRSWLISSVVNPIIYGFFNTEFRSFFFKNIRKCICFCFIKSTKADIQSKQEASQTI